From the genome of Hippoglossus stenolepis isolate QCI-W04-F060 chromosome 13, HSTE1.2, whole genome shotgun sequence:
AAGGAATTTGTAAAACGAAATttcaaatctaaatattaaaagCTTAACAGGCTGCACCTGCAGTCGTGGCAGATTCACACTTCGTCATCCTGAATCAGGATACTTGGATGTTTCAAGTGTTATCAGTGTCATTAAAGTaatgttatttttcacattACTGAAAGCATAATGCTGCCTGATGTCAGTTGTTGTTCTGTCAGTAACATATgttctgcatttttttcttttgcagaggTGATATGAATGAAGCCAAGGATGAAGCTGCTAAAGCACCAAGAAGAGAGCGACGAGCCTCCAGCACGAAGCATGAAAAAACCACTGAGGgtaaaaaagacaagaaaagtcGGTCACATAGATCCAAaagcaaagaggaagaaacagctGAGGATGAGAAGCATAGCAAACACAAGGCAAAGAAACAAGATAAATCTCCAAGTCGTAgtaaaagcagagagaagagtaGAAGGTCAAAAAGCAGAGATAAGGGTCACAAGCACAAAAGTGATGACAGGAGAGGTCGCTCAAGGAGCAAAAACCGAAACAGtgataagaaagaaaaagaatccGAATCTGATCGTagtaaagataaaaacaagagCCACGAGTCtgacaaaaaacataaagaggACCCAAAAGGAAGAAATGGTGAGGGAACTAGAGAAAAGTCAAAAAGCAAGGAAAGAACAACCTCAAAAGATGGACATAGATCGAGTAGCAAAAACAGGGATAGACATGGATCTTCACCCtcaaaagacaaagaagaaaaacgagagaaagacggagagaggggCAGGGAACATAGCAGGAGTAAGGAAAGACAACGCACCAATgaaagagagaacaagaggagaggaacatCCAGGGATAGGGAACATCGTACAAGAAGTCCAGACAGGAATAAGACTAAAGACTCTCACAGAAGCAGGCGCTCCAGAAGTAAGAGTAATAAGAGTGATCACAGCAAGGACCAATCATCTCATAGAAAAGACAAAGCAGCTGCCAGTCACCGGAGAAGACGTAGCAGCAGCTCCGAGAGTGACAGAAATGAGAAAAGTCGAAAGAGACCAGAGTCCAAAACAAGACCAAAAagtaaatctaaatctaaagaCAGAAGAAGTCCAGATAGATCCAGACCAAGACCTGATAGTACAAAAGGCAAAGACAGAAAGGACAGCAAGAGGAACAAATCGAGTTCAAGCTCCAGCTCTGACAGCGACTGACCCGTGACAGTAGCCTGAAGGAACAGATTTCTGGTTTGTCTCCATTTTATAGACACATGCAGCTTTTTAACTACAGTGGAACATATTCGCATTCCTCATTCATTGCAAAAAAATGTTCAGGAGAACTTAAAAACAGTGTggaaaattattttcaaaacacttttgaaaGTAGGACAGGCCCTAAGGGGaaattctgtagttttttttttacaaggttCCTGTTTATATATGTGGtagtgtaaatgaatggtactcACAAAAACCTTTCTAACCGGTCCGGTGGGTTGTCCCTAAGCTTAAATTGTAAGTAGGGAGTCGGTAACAAGTGGGGACGGCCTTCAAGTCAAATGCTGAATCGACATAGTCCACATCAGGAAAGGATTCAGTCATTATAGTTTCAGTAAAATATAAACTCCTCTCTCCAACGCTCACTCACAGTTCTACTTCCGTCTTGCTGCAGCAACCCAAGTCTCATGAGACTTCTTGTTTAGCACATGTGTAATCTTGTCACACTCTTTGCAAAGAAGTGGAGGGGATCTATTGGACCGATTCCAAAAATGTTTGTAACCTTTCATTTATAAACATACGGTCCAGATTCAAAAATACCGGAATTCCCCATTTTAAGCGGTAAACAAGAGAGCAGAAGAGTCAAACAATAAACAGAACGGTAAACATTTAACTACTTAAAATTACAAACTGAGGCATTACATGAAATTTGGCTGAACTGTTTGGCTCTGAATGGGGATTGTGAATTCATTATATATCACTTTTGATGGTTAGCTGAAGCTGCACGGCCATTTAAAAGAGAAGGACTTGAGACTGAAAAAGAAACTAGAATTAGtaccagattttattttaattgtacaTGATCAGAGGAATTTGGGTTGAagctgtttcatttttttttttactgttttatgttttttggggTCAATTTTGGATTACTTGGTTAATTATGTTTTGGCATATCAAAAGCTCTGATTTCAGGCTGTAAAAAATTTGATCATTTGAGATTTTACTACACAGATCCTCAAACTCTTTTCCCCTGATGACATTTTGTActaaaatttgttttaatattatttaaagcAGTTGGTTTTGGGGATGACTACCCTCTTCCAAATTTGGGAAATGCCTGCCGTTCAAGTTATTTTCACTACACAGTTAGTCAGGAAGAGCCCACTCAAAACTACTTGCATGTGTGCTTAGACCTGACATCAATAGGTAAAATATATTCATCTCTTTTTTGTTGTACATCCACAACTGTTAACTGATTTTGTGATATCTCTGGattgtcttttgttttctttctttttttgcgtTTCTGTTTtgaaagaagaaatgtgattatGATGCTGTAAGTACAATATAAAATCAGTTTGtataattgtgttttgtgcaaGTTGGTTTCAAGTACTCAACTACGGTGTAGAATGATTAAAATGCTCAATTTGGATTTTAATCTATTGTTTTGATATTCTGTTAATACTGATATAATTATAAACAATGCAATTAATATCGCAAACATTCAGCTTCCAGCATTACACTAACTAGTCCAGTGCCTGTTCttaacatgcctgtttggaatgaacCTATCTGAAACTGCAGAAGTGCAgtaattaaatattgaaaatgctGTAGATCTTAACGATCTGCTTTATCGCCCCCTTCCATATTGTGAATAATagatatttttaatgattttaagtATAACTACTTTTTTGAATCACTCCAGACCCTCTGTCAGAATTGTTCCTTGTCATTTTTGAGTCCTCTTCAAACAACACTACAATATTGCATGATAGACGTTGTGTGCAGCGTCTTTAATAAACAGTtgatggtgcagagtgaagttagaaaagtttgtgttcatcctacctggtttatctggaGAGAAGAGTTTACAGTCAGTTTTTCAAAAGACGAACCCGCTTCACTTCTGATCACGCATGTGGCTTATGTACAAGGTTGAATGATTTACCAAGCTGctcttatttttttcataaatcgCATTTCGGTTATTTCAGACGTCTGTTAAGCAAaagacacaatcttcagacccaagttaaCAACTTGATAAAAGCTctaattcagctcgatataaagcatgtgtccaaatcgcaccaaattcgacaATGTGCTTCATttggcccttaacaatacacatgccaagtgtgaagccggtAATATATCcagttctcttttctttttatctctttgCGTTCCAcaaacagatttctggaattagtagatttATTGATGGATAGATTAAAATAGGTCAACAGTTACTATTATAGTCCACAAATAGAATTGCACACTGCGTTATGGGAGAATATGCACTGACAGCACACTCAGAATTCTGCTGTATTTAGTATGAATGCTGTCTGGTTTACTTGATATCACTTTTCCAATGTGAAGACACCATGCTCTAAAACTTGCTCAGAACTGGTGTAGTAATGATGGGGCACTGGTAGCCATGGATACAGATTTTCATGCCGCCAGGAGCTGGAGGCATCATGTTTAagggttgtccgtccgtccatccgtcccaTTCTCATGAACACGATATttcaagaatgccttgagggaatttcttcaaatttagtacaaatattcacttggactcaaggaagaaatgattagattttggtggtgaAAGGTCTCAGTGACCTCACACAGCAAATATTTTGCCTTGTGAAGGTGATATCTCTGTAACATCGTGAATGAAtcatttcacatttggcacaaaccattgtttggactcaaggattaaaCCACTTGATcttggtagccaaaggtcaaggtcacggtggcctctcGGAGTacgtttgtttttcttgatcgtgatatcttaagatcgGCTTataatgttcacttggactcaaagaggAACCTGTTTAGCTTTTGGTCTGGcggtcaaagttcaaggtctTTGTGACTTTGCATCCCTGTGAATTTGGTGTAGTAGGACTGCCCATAGGGAATTTCACTACGTCTGGTACACTacacttggactcactgattcgattttggtggtcacggtggcctcaaaATGTGAAATCTCAAGATTGCTTAAGGGAATTTCTTAAACTTTTGATCAGTCACTTGAactcaaaatatatattgattttgtCTCAGTGTGCAAAGCTCAAAGTGACCATATATCTGTGCGGGAAAAGTATGTAGACAAATGTAAACGGAAActgctctggttggtggaggccTACAACCACAGTGCGGTGATTTTTATTGgtatttttggacatttttgctTTGAGTAATGAGATTACAACaaacgagagagagagttagggcaaagaagagaagaggtTGATCGAGAAGCCAAAAACAAAACGgtaataagaaagaaaatgaatctgatcaaattaaaaaatataaatagtaaGACATTTTTTATGCCTCGAGTAATATCGTGACAGGAAAAGACGGAAATAGAGATGGGAGCAACAGCGAACAATATAGTCCGGTGAAATTCCTCTTGCAAACATCTTAGTTTTCACCAGATAAACCCCATTCTCTTCTTTGCTTCCTCAATAAATACTGTCTCATAAATGTTCTGGGTAGGACCAGAGGAGATGGACATCTGAGCACCGCTGTGTTCCTGAACCATGTAGCTGGGCCTGACTCCCCCGACAACAGGGCCGAGCCCTCCTCCGATCCCATCGCTTGCAGCTTTGCAAAGTGGGAGGACGTCTCGCtgagcctctgctgctgcatggaTGACCTTGTGTGAATAGATTAGAAACTGCTTTTCTTCCTCAGCCATGAGGTCTCTGTTCTTTGCCTCAAACTCATCTTTCTCCCGTCTCAGTTGCTGCTTCCTGGCAACTTTTGCAGCCTGGGTATGCGACAAAAAACGAGATTTACTTTCAGAGAACAAAGGCTGCTGTTACCGTCTGTGATGTTGCAGTGATGGTGAGCTGTGTCGTTACCATTTGTGTTGAATTGCAGTCTTGTATCTTTCTCAGATCTTCTCTGGTCCTCTGAGCCTTCGCTGTTTTTTCCCCAAGAAAGATCATCTCAGCTTTTTTCTTGGCCTCAAGAATGTCCCTgcagttctgtttttcttctttgtcccTCTGCTCCTTTTGGCGTATCTGacaaaacagtgttttgttAAAGGTGCCGTAACATTTAGTTTGATTCAGCAGGACAAAGCAACACAAGCAGGGTTTCCGCTTGGTCTAAAACTTAATTATCAGAACTTTAGGCCTTACAAAGTAACAAAGTTAGgtcttcagtgtttttaattgaaagGTATGTTAATGCTCATTTAACAACTTctgttgtgcttttaaaaaaatctttaagaGATATTTTTTGAGAGAATGTTTTGGCCGCCCTTCAAAGTTTGTAAtgtctcttgtgtgttttagttttccCTCCACAATATAGATATTAGCTCCCTGTATTAAAAGCAATGAAATTGATTAACAAAGGTTTGCTTCTATAATATCATGACTTGGTTTTATGGTTGTTGTCGGTAGAATCTGAACCAGTGTTACCTGCAGTTCTCTGTGTTCACCGATGGACTCCAACACTGCagtcctcttctcctcctcctccctcagctgctgctcacgTCTGGCCTCCTTTTCGGCGATGGCCTTAGCGATCCTCTGATCCTCGTTCACAGTGTGCTCCTGCACCTGCAGTTGGTCTATCAAGTCCTTTATGAAcccctcttttttcctctggGCCTCTCTGTGGAGTAAAGAAACTCATAAGTTTAAACTGTGTTAACCAAGGAGCCACTGGGACGTGGAGGCAGATGAGTGGGTCTACACAGGGAGCTGGATGAAGAGGTGCTGGGTCTTACCTGAACAATTccgtttctttctctttccttaactccatctctatctctttctcaAAGAGATacactttcctctgctcctcttcagcCGCCCGTTTTTgggcctctgctgctctcctgaGGTCTCTTTTAGTCACATGTTCCTGTATGGTGAAGATGTgagttagaaaataaaaataatacgaCACAACATGTGTTGTTAAGACCCTACCAGTTGAGCTTGCTTCAggtttctcttctgctcttcttgtctttcttcctcCATTCTCTGCTCCAACAGATAGAGCTCATGAAGGCGAAGGTTTTCCTCTCCGTCCTTCTTGTTCTCTTTCTCGTGTCGCTCTTTAGCCAACTCAAATTCCTTCACCCTAAAGAGAAGAAATCACATTCTCGTgaaccaaatgtttttttactcaaGCCTTTCTAACTTGAAATATGTCACAACCAGAAACAGTGGGGCTGCACTGTTCTACTTTACTCTGTTTCTAAAAAACAAGATgttaaatgcacattttcatgCAACTTTACCAACAGTGATGCATATGTTTGAGATAACTGTGGAGCCAATGAAACTGATCTGATGTGAGACTCACTGTTTTTCCAGCTCCTCTGCAAAAGCCAGTTGCTTAAGCTTCCTCTGGACtgccttctcttcctcctccctcagagCTTCGTCCTTTCTGCTCTCTGCCAAATTCATGAATTCATTTTCCACATCTTTAGAGGCACACCTTTTCTTCAGCTCAATCTGAGCCTCCCTCTCCTTCAACACCTCTGTCATCAAGAGTGCACTCTGTAGAAATAGTAAAAACGTATtatcccaaaacaaaaaggCGGTACATTGATACAGCCTATTACAATTAAAaaatttttaaaataaatttaaaaaagcaatacTAACATGTAATCCTTTGACTCGGTTGGTTTGATTGAAGAGCTGAGTCTTGGCTTTCACAACAATGTCTTTACGTTGTTGGTCCTTGTATTCGGCCTCCTCTATATCcaactgtttccttttctcctccataATCTCTTCCCGGATCTTCTTATCCTCCAGCTTCTTTTTCCTTTGATTctttgattaaaacaaacacagacttaTACTCACAAGTGgaaacaataaaagcaaataaaatcgGACAAGAAGCCCTGTAAGGACGACTTACAGTGATGGTGTCTGGCCACTCTTTCACCATCTGTTCTGACCGCAGGTGCAGGGCTTTTCTCCGGTTCTCTGCTTCTCTCATACTCTCCTTGCCTCTATCAAACTGGTTGACTTCATTTTGAATCCTCTGCCATTCAGCCTTGGTCAACACGGTGACTTGTCGGAGATCAGGTGCCCGGAACATCTTGCTGCCTTCCTCTGCTGAAGACACGATTAAAAGGGAGGAAATGACCCTATGAAGGTGATCTGTATGTTTATTTGAACCATTGATTTGCATTATTCACATAGTTGAGGATTGTGCAGATGAATAATTTAAGATAAATTACTGTATGAAATATTATTCTATATAATGTTATAGAATACAAATGTATTTCCTCCATATTAAAAGGTGGAACATCTGCTATATACTGGCTGGTTAAAGCAGCACACTGAGGCCATGCCCTCCGTTAATTCCTTAGAATATGGgcagttttcattttgtaattaGTTGCAGGTTCGAAAAAGCAGACATGATAAGTCACACTGTTAATTACAAAGTGTGCTACTGTATTTTGTACTACACTGACTGAAATGATTGGTTGCTGATTGTTTGGTATGTGTATGTTGTCTTACCATTTTTAACTTATCTTTTGAGGGCTAATTGTTTCGGTGTTTTAGActaatttgatttaaactgaCGGTGCTGGCTGTGGCTGATGCCGCGTTCCATTATACCTTGGAACTCGGAATTACCGACCCCCCCCCCGAGTCAGAAGTTGCAACTAAAACGCTCCCTCAAGGAGGGTCGGAGGAACCTCACCATCCCTGACTTCaaaatccaagatggctgctcTGTATATCAACAGAAGCGaaagctgtagtttttactgtttattagcacttctgtcattaaatTTGTCACACACATAGTACTGTccaattactgtctgtggacgtGTTACTACGGTATTAGTATGCCTGAAATACAGCGTAATACGTTATTAGGATCTGGTTGTGCAACAATTGCGAGCTGGCTAACATAAACATTGTTCTGTATGGTCACAATGTTTCATACACTTCACCTTTTCAATCAAAGTTTACGTTAAATGCATTCATCCGACTTCTGACCAAATGTGCAGCTGGAATGCTATCAGCTCGGGTTCGGTGGGTGTGACATCATTCCGAGGGCTGAGGTATAATGGGACATGGCATTATCGAGGCAGTAGACGCCCACTCTGCATGTGTTACTCAGCTCTATCTTCAGCCATGAAAAATCTGTGCTTAAAGAGGCACATAAGATTCTGAGCGATCCCACACACACCCTGTACATGGAATACGAGATGTTGCCCTCAGGCCGACGGTTCAGGATGCCAGACTGCAGACTGAACCGGTACAAGAATTCCTTTATTCCATCCTCCATCAAGATACTAAATAACAAGTAGGAGTACTTTGTGATGTATTTATCtctatgtttttaaattgactACTGTCCTCTTATTATATGATCACTAACACAACTGCCTGTGATACGTGTAGGAtccatgtatatgtgtgtacgTTTATTGTGATACGTGTTGTATGATGAAGAGAAGTTTCCCTATGGGACAAAAGATTTCTTGGTGGCCACttccaaaaaataaatcaataaatagcatagatagatagataggcaGACTCAGTACTCCAATAATAATACTGCATATTATTAACAAGAAACAGTAATATCCTACTTAACATGTACACCATGTTACAGGAATGTTATCCTTTTAAAGCTAgcttaaatatttatttgtagaAACATGACAATAAAAGGCTTCGGGGCTACTCTGCGGTGTTGTGCATTGTGGTAGCGACTCctacatttctttcatttcttggttatataatatattaagaTTTTAAATCAGTCATCATGCTGCTATAAACCATAAAAATGAATCCATATCTCCCTCAACCCCTAAACtcttgtttctttatttctcaccTCTCTTACTGGATCCTCTCCGGTGGCTCAGCTGAACCTTGGACGTCATTTTATCACATACATTGTCTATCTATCTAAAAAGCCGATAAAGAGACCTTTTACGCAGCTGCGTCAGTCAGAATTTGTTGTGCTGTTTCCACGTGGGCTGGCATCTTTATCATCAAAGGGTCCAATCATTAAAGGTGGCCACTTCCTTTGAACCTACAGTTACATCACTCATTTGTTTCTGAGCTGCCGCTTTGAAGCCGCATTTGACCAGCGCCATCTTGGCAGTTTGGAGCTGGACATTTCCAAATTTGGAAAagaaggaggagctggagagaatTGTGTCAACCCATTTTACCAGCCCTCCTGGCCCAAATGTCAGTCAGGCCCACCGGGAATTGTCCCGGTCCTCCCGATTAGCCACAGAAAgtaaatttccccattgcgggactaataaaggacttcttataTCTGTCTCTGAGTGCAGATTTGCCTATTAAGTCcctttggcttttattttttgaataCTTCTCTTCTGCTCCCGGTCTAGGCATAACTGTACTTTCACTcttaaatgagaaataaaaagattgggacccatttttcattttgaaataaaaaaggaattgTAAAGTGACTTCTGTTGTTCGTTTAAAACCCCAAAACGAACTGCGTGAGCTGCCATTTCATTCTTCAGTCCCAAAAGAAACATTATAAAAGCAATTGGCAAAATTCAAAAACTGCAGTTTTGGATTGGTTTTTCGTTTTTTTCGTTCTGACAccaaaaacgttttttttttcgtttCAGATTTTGAAACAAATAGatttacgttttttttgtttgatagTTACACATTAATTACAGATTATCCGATGATACCCAGACCGCGAACACTCCCAACACCAGGTTGTCCTTAAGTAGGCTTGATAACAAGTGGCCAACATAAAACAAGCAACAATTATCTTTACAGATGATGAACATACATAAAACTATACCAATAAGTGAGTCACAGTACTTACACTAACATGGCGCAcacaacagtgaaaacaaagaccATAACACCCTTTTCGGGGCTTAATTGGTTGAATGAATGGAACTCAAAAGCATCTCCTGCCATCTTCGTGAACTACACTGGCAAGACGGAAAACAAAACTCACCACTCTAAGGGAGGGGCAGACCTAATGGTGATGGCCTTTTTAACAAGCGGCATCACTGACTCATTTATAAGAATGATTGAGCTTTATATTAATGCCTTTCTGACACACTAAGTATGGTTTAATCATGTTtggctgcaacatgacacttcaccactagatgtcactaaattctacacgctgaacctttaaggcATAATAGATCACAATGAATCACATATgcctatatttatatatttttaattatttgaacCCTTCTAGAAAAACGGTTGtggatattgatttttttttatc
Proteins encoded in this window:
- the LOC118120258 gene encoding protein CFAP210; translated protein: MTSKVQLSHRRGSSKREEGSKMFRAPDLRQVTVLTKAEWQRIQNEVNQFDRGKESMREAENRRKALHLRSEQMVKEWPDTITNQRKKKLEDKKIREEIMEEKRKQLDIEEAEYKDQQRKDIVVKAKTQLFNQTNRVKGLHSALLMTEVLKEREAQIELKKRCASKDVENEFMNLAESRKDEALREEEEKAVQRKLKQLAFAEELEKQVKEFELAKERHEKENKKDGEENLRLHELYLLEQRMEEERQEEQKRNLKQAQLEHVTKRDLRRAAEAQKRAAEEEQRKVYLFEKEIEMELRKEKETELFREAQRKKEGFIKDLIDQLQVQEHTVNEDQRIAKAIAEKEARREQQLREEEEKRTAVLESIGEHRELQIRQKEQRDKEEKQNCRDILEAKKKAEMIFLGEKTAKAQRTREDLRKIQDCNSTQMAAKVARKQQLRREKDEFEAKNRDLMAEEEKQFLIYSHKVIHAAAEAQRDVLPLCKAASDGIGGGLGPVVGGVRPSYMVQEHSGAQMSISSGPTQNIYETVFIEEAKKRMGFIW